The Zingiber officinale cultivar Zhangliang chromosome 10A, Zo_v1.1, whole genome shotgun sequence genome contains a region encoding:
- the LOC122026208 gene encoding cyclin-dependent kinase G-2-like: protein MAAGRHSRYRDHEFRDRDADVKPSGRKDYYRDRLRDGGLDKDRDHPYRDLRDKIGVAQRNLKSREVINDSYRPPLSSNFSGGSKSSQKINHLSGKDVDRETGELSSGSGSDDIEAPISKIRENEINIHENGNSSMDSRKRKFSPIIWDRNDGKRVTVANSSSKSSKIENHTLPPPPPRPLGFIPQHCIDSVQPSGSHASPSDADISVDSPPALLASNNQEAKLLDDFEDEPAPAWSISISRWADGNSAVNDGDESLNTVMVPKMKKSTPLSSGSSGQHLHMKVDSPEPGEVIISENSRVEFSKSYSREDEYDDIDAELDRNNHLNIDGVESSTSDQLSDTNSEEEDGRSKTPEPAQPPKRSINMLQGCRSVDEFEKLNKIDEGTYGVVYRAKDKKTGEIVALKKVKMAKEKEGFPLTSLREINILLSFHHPSIVDVKEVVVGNSVDKIFMVMEYMEHDLKALMETMKQPFSQSEVKCLMLQLFSGVKYLHDNWVLHRDLKTSNILLNNRGELKICDFGLSRQYGSPLKPYTPLVVTLWYRAPELLLGAKEYSTAIDMWSLGCIMAELLSKEPLFCGKSERDQLDKMFRTLGTPTESIWPGFAKLPGVKVNFVKQPYNKLREKFPPTSFIGGPTLSEAGFDLLNRLLTYNPDKRITAESALNHPWFQEVPLPKSKEFMPTFPAQHAQDRRQRRIMKSPDPLAEQRKELQQGDLGLSTLFG, encoded by the exons ATGGCAGCTGGTCGACATAGTAGGTACCGTGATCACGAGTTCAGGGATCGCGACGCGGATGTGAAGCCCTCTGGGAGGAAGGATTATTACCGCGATCGACTACGTGACGGTGGTCTCGATAAGGACCGGGATCACCCGTACCGTGATTTGCGTGATAAGATTGGAGTTGCGCAAAGAAACCTCAAGAGTAGGGAAGTGATTAATGATTCCTATCGCCCTCCTCTTTCGAGCAACTTCAGTGGGGGAAGCAAGAGTAGTCAGAAAATAAACCACCTCTCTGGTAAAGACGTGGATCGCGAGACTGGGGAGTTGTCCAGTGGCAGCGGATCAGATGATATTGAAGCACCTATTTCAAAGATAAGGGAGAATGAAATTAATATTCATGAGAATGGGAACTCATCCATGGATAGCAGGAAGAGAAAATTCTCTCCTATCATTTGGGATAGGAATGATGGTAAGCGAGTAACTGTTGCCAATTCCAGCAGTAAGAGCTCCAAGATTGAGAATCATACACTGCCTCCACCGCCTCCACGGCCCCTGGGCTTCATTCCACAGCATTGTATTGATTCAGTTCAACCATCTGGTAGTCATGCGTCACCTTCAGATGCAGATATCTCTGTTGATTCACCTCCAGCACTCTTAGCAAGTAATAATCAGGAGGCAAAGTTGTTGGATGATTTTGAAGATGAACCTGCTCCTGCTTGGAGTATTTCGATCTCCAGATGGGCAGACGGGAATAGTGCTGTCAATGACGGGGATGAAAGTTTGAACACGGTCATGGTGCCCAAAATGAAAAAGAGTACCCCATTATCTTCTGGTTCATCAGGGCAGCATTTGCATATGAAAGTGGATAGTCCTGAGCCAGGTGAGGTTATCATTTCAGAAAATTCTAGAGTGGAATTTTCTAAATCTTATTCAAGAGAGGATGAATATGATGATATAGATGCTGAGTTGGATAGGAACAATCATCTGAACATTGATGGTGTTGAGTCTAGTACAAGTGATCAGCTTTCTGATACCAACTCCGAGGAAGAAGATGGTAGGTCCAAGACACCAGAACCAGCACAACCACCAAAAAGATCTATAAACATGCTGCAAGGTTGTAGAAGTGTTGATGAGTTTGAGAAACTGAATAAAATAGATGAAGGTACCTATGGGGTTGTCTATAGAGCAAAGGATAAAAAGACGGGGGAGATTGTGGcattaaaaaaagttaaaatgGCAAAGGAAAAGGAGGGTTTTCCTCTTACCTCGCTTCGGGAGATAAACATTTTGTTGTCTTTTCATCATCCTTCAATTGTGGACGTTAAGGAAGTTGTAGTAGGTAACAGTGTTGACAAGATTTTTATGGTTATGGAGTATATGGAACATGATTTGAAAGCATTGATGGAAACTATGAAACAACCCTTTAGTCAGAGTGAGGTAAAATGCTTGATGTTGCAGCTGTTTTCAGGTGTCAAGTATCTTCATGACAACTGGGTGCTACATAG GGATTTGAAGACATCAAATATTCTTTTGAACAATCGTGGAGAGTTAAAGATATGCGACTTTGGTTTGTCTCGCCAGTATGGAAGTCCATTGAAACCGTACACTCCCTTGGTCGTTACATTATGGTACAG GGCGCCTGAACTTCTACTGGGAGCTAAAGAATATTCTACTGCAATTGACATGTGGTCTTTAGGGTGCATAATGGCAGAGCTTCTATCAAAGGAGCCACTATTCTGTGGGAAATCTGAGCGCGATCAACTTGACAAG ATGTTCAGGACACTTGGTACCCCTACTGAAAGCATATGGCCTGGATTTGCTAAATTACCTGGTGTTAAAGTAAACTTTGTCAAGCAACC GTATAATAAACTGCGTGAAAAGTTTCCTCCCACATCTTTTATTGGTGGTCCAACCCTCTCTGAAGCtggttttgatttattaaacagACTTTTGACATACAACCCTGATAAG CGAATAACTGCAGAATCTGCTCTAAATCATCCCTGGTTCCAGGAGGTTCCTTTACCAAAGTCAAAAGAATTTATGCCTACTTT